The following is a genomic window from Pectobacterium carotovorum.
GCACATAGTCGCTGCCGTCAAAACCCACCACAATCACGTCGTGACGCCCCGCCGCCTTCAGCGCCGCTTCCGCTCCCAACGCCATGGTGTCGTTGCCGGAAATCACGCCGGTAATATCCGGATTTGCCTGCAAGATGGCTTCCATGCGGGTAAAGGCTTCCGTCTGGCTCCAGTTCGCGGTTTGTCTGGCGACGCGCTTCATGTCGCTATATTGATCGATCACATCGTGGTAGCCCTGCGAACGGACGTGCGCATTGGTGTCTGATTCGCGCCCAATCAGCTCGACGTACTTGCCTTTGTGCCCCATCAGCTCGACGAATTTCTCGGCACCGAGCTGCGCGCCCTGATAGTTATTGGAAACGATCTGCGCCACGGCCACGCCGGTTTCATTGATTTCACGATCGATCAGGAAAGCGGGAATACCAACAGCTTTCGCTTTCTTTAACGGGCCAATGGTGGCATCGGCTCCGGCATTATCCAGAATGATGGCCTTCGCCTTGCGGGCAATGGCGGTTTCAATCAGCTGATTTTGTTTGCTGACGTCATCGTCATGCGACGCCACCAGCGTGGTGTACCCCAGTTCGATGGCTTTGGTTCTGGCGCCTTCGGCTTCCGCTTTAAAGAACGGGTTGTCGTGTGAAGGGGTAATAATGGCAATCAACCCGTTATCTGCGGCAA
Proteins encoded in this region:
- a CDS encoding D-ribose ABC transporter substrate-binding protein, with product MKPYRLKSSLLAIMFSFSAGAFAADNGLIAIITPSHDNPFFKAEAEGARTKAIELGYTTLVASHDDDVSKQNQLIETAIARKAKAIILDNAGADATIGPLKKAKAVGIPAFLIDREINETGVAVAQIVSNNYQGAQLGAEKFVELMGHKGKYVELIGRESDTNAHVRSQGYHDVIDQYSDMKRVARQTANWSQTEAFTRMEAILQANPDITGVISGNDTMALGAEAALKAAGRHDVIVVGFDGSDYVRDSIINKGNIKATVLQPGWQQAQMAVEQADYYLKNGKAQHEEKQLMDCILIDESNATKLNTFALKP